Proteins found in one Lates calcarifer isolate ASB-BC8 linkage group LG8, TLL_Latcal_v3, whole genome shotgun sequence genomic segment:
- the LOC108885308 gene encoding LOW QUALITY PROTEIN: probable carboxypeptidase X1 (The sequence of the model RefSeq protein was modified relative to this genomic sequence to represent the inferred CDS: deleted 1 base in 1 codon), with protein MAGALHFILLLFLHYGSFVLISARPADDTAAVRSTVDPDAALTPTVSLSFAGKTTNTTDVPTTGFTTSKSTTKPPTTTTETGKTAERAAPRKEAEEEEEGPLELECPPLGLESLRVKDGQLRASSFKRRGLGPHRGRLNIQSGIEDGDIYDGAWCAQYRDKNQWLEVDARRLTRFTGVILQGRSSIWSWDLVHTYKVQFSNDSLVWTPCMNGTQEAIFEGNQYTETPVLALFNTSTVARYIRINPQTWYQNGTEGDICLRAEVLGCALPDPNNIYAWQTEPTESRDKLDFRHHNYKEMRKLMKSVNEECPDITRIYSIGKSYMGLKLYVMEISDNPGKHELGEPEFRYVAGMHGNEVLGRELLLNLMQYMCQEYKRGDQRIVRLIKETRIHLLPSMNPDGYEMAYKKGSELAGWALGRYSYEGIDMNHNFADLNSVMWNAIELETDRSKLINHYFPIPEQYTSEDAFVASETRAVINWMQNIPFVLSANLHGGELVVTYPFDMTRDWAPREHTPTADESFFRWLATAYASTNQVMSNPDRRPCHNKDFLRHNNIINGADWHNVPGSMNDFSYLHTNCFEVTVELSCDKFPHASELPIEWENNRESLLVYMEQVHRGIKGVVRDKDTEAGIADAIIKVDDIDHHIRSVADGDYWRLLNPGEYRVTASAEGYFPSSRTCQVMYDHYPTICDFRLTKMPKQRLKDILAKGGKLPKDLQLRLRQLRLRKLRVTTKAINQRRAAAAKRAKRV; from the exons ATGGCAGGAGCTCTGCACTTcattctgcttttgtttctgcATTATGGATCATTTGTCCTCATTTCAGCCAGACCTGCTGATGACACAGCTGCAGTCAGGTCCACCGTGGACCCTGATGCAGCTCTTACTCCAACTGTGAGCCTCTCTTTTGCAGGAAAAACTACAAACACCACTGATGTTCCCACCACAGGATTCACAACCAGCAAGTCAACAACTAAACCTCCAACAACCACCACTGAAACAggtaaaacagcagagagagcagctcccagaaaagaagctgaagaagaagaggaaggtcCTCTGGAGTTAG AATGTCCTCCGCTGGGTCTGGAGTCACTGAGAGTCAAAGACGGTCAGCTCAGAGCGTCCTCCTTCAAGCGCAGAGGCCTGGGTCCCCACCGCGGCCGCCTCAACATCCAG tctgggATAGAGGATGGAGACATCTATGATGGAGCCTGGTGCGCTCAGTACAGAGACAAGAATCAGTGGCTGGAGGTCGACGCTCGGCGCCTGACCCGCTTCACCGGCGTCATCCTGCAGGGCCGCAGCTCCATCTGGAG CTGGGACCTGGTCCACACCTACAAGGTGCAGTTCAGTAACGACTCGCTGGTCTGGACGCCGTGTATGAACGGGACCCAGGAGGCC ATATTTGAAGGGAACCAGTACACGGAGACACCCGTCCTCGCCCTGTTCAACACATCCACTGTGGCACGTTACATCCGGATCAACCCTCAGACCTGGTACCAGAACGGTACAGAGGGGGACATCTGCCTGAGAGCCGAGGTGCTGGGCTGCGCGCTCCCAG ATCCAAATAATATCTACGCATGGCAGACCGAGCCGACAGAGTCCAGAGACAAACTGGACTTCAGACACCACAACTACAAGGAGATGAGAAAG CTGATGAAGTCGGTGAACGAGGAGTGTCCTGACATCACCCGCATCTACAGCATCGGAAAGAGCTACATGGGTCTGAAGCTCTACGTCATGGAGATCTCGGACAACCCAGGAAAACATGAGCTGG GAGAACCAGAGTTCCGATACGTCGCAGGGATGCATGGGAACGAGGTGCTGGGCCGGGAGCTTCTGCTCAATCTAATGCAATACATGTGCCAAGAATACAAGCGTGGCGACCAGCGCATCGTCCGCCTGATCAAAGAGACTCGCATCCACCTCCTGCCCTCCATGAACCCTGATGGCTACGAGATGGCCTATAAAAAG GGCTCTGAGCTGGCAGGTTGGGCTCTGGGACGTTACAGCTACGAAGGAATAGACATGAACCATAATTTCGCTGACCTCAACTCAGTGATGTGGAATGCCATCGAGCTGGAGACGGACCGGTCCAAACTTATCAACCACTACTTCCCCATCCCCGAGCAGTACACCTCTGAGGACGCCTTT GTGGCGTCAGAGACCCGAGCTGTCATCAACTGGATGCAGAACATCCCATTTGTCCTTAGCGCCAACCTCCATGGCGGAGAGCTGGTGGTCACCTACCCATTCGACATGACGCGGGACTGGGCACCTCGTGAGCACACGCCCACTGCTGATGAAAGCTTCTTCCGTTGGTTGGCCACAGCGTACGCCAGCACCAATCAG GTGATGTCCAACCCAGACCGGCGGCCCTGCCACAACAAAGACTTCCTCAGACATAACAACATCATCAATGGAGCCGATTGGCACAACGTACCAGGAA GTATGAATGACTTCAGCTACCTCCACACTAACTGTTTCGAGGTGACGGTGGAGTTGTCTTGTGATAAATTTCCTCATGCCAGCGAGCTTCCCATTGAGTGGGAGAACAACAGAGAGTCTCTGCTGGTCTACATGGAGCAG GTTCACCGAGGAATTAAAGGTGTAGTTCgggacaaagacacagaggctGGTATAGCAGATGCCATAATAAAAGTTGACGACATTGATCATCATATTAGATCAG TTGCTGATGGCGACTACTGGCGGCTGCTGAATCCTGGTGAGTACAGAGTAACA GCCAGCGCAGAGGGATACTTCCCTTCCTCCCGCACCTGCCAAGTCATGTACGACCATTACCCCACAATCTGCGACTTCCGCCTCACCAAGATGCCCAAACAGAGGCTGAAAGACATTTTGGCGAAGGGGGGGAAACTCCCCAAGGACCTGCAGCTCAGGCTGCGTCAGCTACGTCTACGCAAGCTCCGTGTCACCACCAAGGCTATCAACCAGAGacgtgctgctgctgccaaacGGGCAAAGAGGGTGTGA
- the elp1 gene encoding LOW QUALITY PROTEIN: elongator complex protein 1 (The sequence of the model RefSeq protein was modified relative to this genomic sequence to represent the inferred CDS: inserted 1 base in 1 codon; deleted 1 base in 1 codon) — translation MEKNGLLHGDFTLPFSKDQAKVKELLWNSDSTVLAVWLEDMTAGEDGQVNTYIQLWTVGNYHWYLKQSLDFGRDPQKVPVCVCWDPERPLKLHLVTRSWTSITYDWGWTTERSPGXDAADNANVAVIDGDKILVTTFRQCVVPPPMCSFELQLKSPVNQVTFLCRPQRTNQLAAFTASGQISVYSQDSGDQADKTADGFRIISRPLVLQKTFSVASLQDDPLSLRQLLWLEDELFLSVSPGLLPTSSTLQILCPAQDASDSLTVRSEIEVDGVVVSVVHCPQTGTVALQLEDGQIRRVLWDCPEPSVEVWRDSSGCHINFPVPCVQTALCSISGEEYLLGLTDRSHLYAGDTELASNVSSFAICNDFLLITTHSHTCRCLQLSTLTVKGLQAALASDAGQNDETLRRVERGSRIVTVVPQDTRVILQMPRGNLETVHHRALVLAQLRKWFDSLRFREAFECMRKLRINLNLIYDHNPKVFLENIETFITQLNSINHINLFLTELKEEDTTSSMYPRPESSPVQPQPAPGQKKVDVVCDALRTAMESMDPNKFCLSILTAHVKKTVPELEIALQKVHELRENPPEAPGAVSAEEALKYLLFLVNVNDLYEHSLGTYDFDLVLMVAEKSQKDPKEYLPFLNMLKSLEPNYQRYTIDKHLKRYKKALIHLSKCGEEHFLEALQLVREQKLYTEALRLFTANSAQYKALSCAYAEHLVEQQQAEQAGLLLWRCGESVSALQAFASSSSWRNAICVAQQIPLPPDQLALLARDLAEKLTEQRRYSEAALLLDQYAKDCEEAILALITGAVWEEALRLIYMHNRQDITETNLKPALLEAVNTQTVFLEAQVATFTRHRTRLAVVREQKEKARLEMLDEDGPDCPDAELYSEASSVMTGSKYSQSNSRISSRSSKNRRKAERKKLSLKEGSPMEDRALMYALGEIITTVDKMREEVHNLLKALVLFQFDKQAEKLQLAYEGALQMMEAAVPEVWPEGLQNNQAPLTGPNSTANSIMASFQQQQRPAASQPDAEVMAPPKMRNGVKWKLSILK, via the exons ATGGAGAAGAACGGACTGCTGCACGGAGACTTCACCCTGCCCTTCAGCAAAGACCAGGCCAAG GTGAAGGAGCTGCTGTGGAACAGTGACTCCACAGTTTTAGCTGTCTGGTTGGAGGACATGACTGCTGGAGAGGACGGACAGGTCAACACCTACA TCCAGCTGTGGACAGTAGGGAACTACCACTGGTATCTGAAGCAGAGCCTGGACTTTGGCAGAGACCCTCAGAAGGTTCCGGTCTGTGTCTGTTGGGACCCTGAGCGTCCCCTTAAGCTCCACCTGGTGACACGCAGCTGGACCAGCATCACCTACGACTGGGGCTGGACGACGGAGCGCAGCCCGG TGGACGCCGCTGACAACGCCAACGTGGCGGTTATAGACGGAG ATAAAATCCTGGTGACGACCTTCAGGCAGTGTGTGGTCCCTCCTCCCATGTGCTCATTCGAACTCCAGCTGAAGTCACCAGTCAACCAGGTGACCTTCCTCTGCCGACCTCAGAGGACCAATCAGCTGGCAGCATTCACCGCTAGTGGACAGATCTCCGTCTACAGCCAAG ATTCAGGAGACCAGGCTGACAAAACAGCTGATGGGTTTAGGATTATATCTCGTCCCCTCGTCCTCCAGAAAACCTTCAG TGTAGCATCTCTCCAGGACGACCCTCTCTCCCTGCGgcagctgctgtggctggaggATGAGCTGTTTTTAAGTGTCAGCCCTGGTCTGCTGCCGacctcctccaccctgcagATCCTCTGCCCTGCTCAGGACGCTAGTGACTCGCTCACTGTCAG GTCTGAGATAGAGGTGGACGGTGTTGTGGTCAGTGTGGTTCACTGTCCTCAGACTGGCACTGTGGCCCTACAGCTGGAGGACGGACAGATCAGGAGAGTGCTGTGGG ACTGTCCTGAACCATCAGTGGAGGTTTGGCGTGACTCCAGTGGATGTCATATCAACTTCCCTGTTCCCTGCGTT CAGACGGCCCTCTGCAGCATCAGTGGGGAG GAATATCTGCTCGGCCTGACAGACAGATCGCACCTGTACGCTGGAGACACAGAG ctggccTCCAATGTTTCTTCCTTCGCCATTTGCAACGActtcctcctcatcaccacACACTCCCACACCTGCCGCTGCCTCCAGCTGAGCACCCTCACTGTCAAAG GGCTGCAGGCGGCTTTGGCCTCAGATGCAGGTCAGAATGACGAGACGCTGCGTCGGGTGGAGAGAGGATCCAGGATCGTCACCGTAGTGCCTCAAGACACCAGAGTGATTCTACAG ATGCCTCGTGGGAACCTGGAGACTGTACATCACAGAGCACTGGTGTTGGCTCAGCTCAGGAAGTGGTTTGACAG tttgaggTTCAGAGAAGCCTTTGAGTGTATGAGGAAACTGAGGATCAACCTGAACCTCATCTACGACCACAACCCCAAG GTTTTCCTGGAGAACATAGAGACCTTCATCACACAACTCAACTCCATCAACCACATCAACCTCTTCCTCACTGAGCTCAA GGAGGAGGATACAACCAGCAGCATGTACCCCCGACCTGAGAGCAGCCCGGTGCAGCCTCAGCCTGCCCCTGGGCAGAAGAAAGTGGATGTGGTCTGTGATGCTTTACGGACCGCCATGGAATCAATGGATCCAAACAA GTTCTGTTTGTCGATACTGACGGCTCATGTGAAGAAGACGGTTCCAGAGCTGGAAATCGCTCTGCAGAAAGTCCACGAGCTTCGag AGAACCCTCCTGAAGCTCCAGGTGCTGTGAGCGCTGAAGAGGCGTTGAAgtacctcctcttcctcgtcaaCGTCAACGACCTGTATGAACACTCTCTGGGAACGTATGACTTCGACCTCGTGCTCATGGTGGCCGAGAAATCCCAGAAG GACCCCAAAGAGTACCTTCCCTTCTTAAACATGCTGAAGAGTCTGGAGCCAAACTACCAACGTTACACCATCGACAAACACCTGAAACGCTACAAGAAGGCCCTGATTCACCTCAGCAAGTGTG GAGAGGAACATTTTCTTGAAGCTCTGCAGCTGGTGAGGGAGCAGAAACTCTACACCGAAGCTCTGAGACTGTTCACAGCGAACAGCGCTCAGTACAAG gCTCTGAGCTGTGCCTATGCTGAGCACCtagtggagcagcagcaggcggAGCAGGCCGGCCTGTTGCTGTGGCGATGCGGAGAGTCAGTCAGCGCCCTGCAGGCGTTCGCCAGCAGCTCCAGCTGGAGGAACGCCATCTGTGTGGCTCAGCAGATCCCGCTACCGCCTGACCAGTTAGCTCTGCTGGCCCGGGACCTGGCAG AGAAGCTGACCGAACAGCGGCGGTACTCAGAAGCTGCTTTGCTGTTGGACCAATACGCCAAA GACTGTGAGGAAGCCATCTTGGCTCTGATCACTGGTGCAGTCTGGGAGGAGGCACTTCGATTG ATTTACATGCACAACAGGCAAGACATCACTGAAACCAACCTGAAACCTGCTCTGTTAGAAG CGGTCAACACCCAGACTGTCTTCCTGGAGGCTCAGGTAGCGACGTTCACGCGGCACAGGACCCGACTGGCTGTGGTTCgagagcagaaagagaaggCCAGACTGGAAATGCTGG ATGAGGACGGTCCAGACTGTCCTGACGCTGAGCTTTACTCTGAAGCCAGCAGTGTGATGACCGGCTCCAAATACTCCCAGAGTAACTCCCGCATCTCCTC GAGATCATCAAAGAACCGGAGGAAGGCCGAGCGGAAGAAGCTCAGTCTGAAGGAAGGAAGCCCGATGGAGGACAGAGCGCTGATGTACGCCCTGGGTGAGATCATCACCACTGTGGACAAGATGAGAG AGGAAGTGCACAACCTGCTGAAAGCCCTGGTGCTGTTCCAGTTTGACAAACAGgcagagaagctgcagctggCCTACGAGGGCGCTCTGCAGATGATGGAGGCAGCAGTACCTGAGGTGTGGCCAGAAGGCCTCCAAAACAACCAAGCTCCG CTCACTGGGCCAAACTCGACTGCAAACAGCATCATGGCTtctttccagcagcagcagagacctgcAGCTTCACAACCAG aTGCTGAGGTCATGGCGCCACCAAAGATGAGAAACGGTGTCAAGTGGAAACTCTCTATTCTTAAGTAG
- the LOC108885309 gene encoding LOW QUALITY PROTEIN: elongator complex protein 1-like (The sequence of the model RefSeq protein was modified relative to this genomic sequence to represent the inferred CDS: deleted 2 bases in 2 codons), with protein sequence MRNLKLLKSLRSSELQGPGSPQFFSVRADTGSLLVASQYSITEYDPRTGQVVSEASLTADGFLPEDGSGVVVGLQDLAELESACLATAGGDVVLFNLNTCQLECVGSVDSGLTSMSWSPDEELVILTTGQETIIMMTKDFEPITEVGIHQDDFR encoded by the exons ATGAGGAACCTGAAGCTGCTGAAGAGCCTGCGCAGCTCGGAGCTGCAGGGTCCAGGCTCCCCGCAGTTTTTCTCTGTGCGGGCCGACACCGGCTCACTGCTGGTTGCCTCTCAGTACTCCATCACAGAGTATGACCCCCGGACTGGCCAG GTGGTCAGTGAAGCCTCGCTGACAGCGGAT GGTTTCCTCCCGGAGGATGGCAGC GGTGTGGTGGTAGGACTGCAGGACCTGGCTGAACTCGAGTCGGCGTGTTTGGCCACAGCTGGTGGTGACGTCGTCCTCTTCAACCTCAACACGTGCCAG TTGGAGTGTGTTGGCAGTGTGGACAGTGGTCTAACATCGATGAGCTGGAGTCCTGATGAGGAGCTCGTCATTCTCACCACCG GTCAGGAAACAATCATCATGATGACCAAAGACTTTGAACCGATCACTGAGGTCGGAATCCACCAGGACGACTTTCGGTGA